In the genome of Nocardioides marmoribigeumensis, one region contains:
- a CDS encoding cytochrome P450, with amino-acid sequence MTAPVTSTPPATAIPEGFDPTDPDVCQAAIPLEQFAAMRATSPVFWVEQTPEAHAGFPDSKGYWALTRHADVSAVSKNSKDWSSQANGAIIRFAPDMTREQVELQSVMIINQDPPDHTKFRQIISRGFTPRGIGALRADLEARTQRIVSEAVEKGTGNFVDDIASELPLQAIADLLGVPQEDRHKLFHWSNQMMSYDDPDVDGDPESASIEILGYMMAMAEERKAEPRDDLVTKLITADVDGHGALGPDEFGYFTIMLTVAGNETTRNAITHGMKAFFDHPDQWELFKRERPQTAYDEIIRWATPVTVFQRTALHDTSVGGQDVAAGERVGLFYASANHDPEVFEDPFTFDITRSPNPHLSFGGHGAHYCIGANLARMEVELIFNAIADHLPDIKAAGEPRRLRHGWINGIKDLQVTYR; translated from the coding sequence GTGACCGCACCCGTGACCAGCACCCCACCTGCCACCGCGATCCCCGAGGGTTTCGACCCGACCGATCCCGACGTCTGCCAGGCGGCCATCCCGCTCGAGCAGTTCGCCGCCATGCGCGCGACCTCACCGGTGTTCTGGGTGGAGCAGACGCCGGAGGCGCACGCCGGCTTCCCGGACAGCAAGGGCTACTGGGCGCTGACCCGCCACGCCGACGTCTCGGCGGTCTCCAAGAACAGCAAGGACTGGAGCTCGCAGGCCAACGGCGCCATCATCCGCTTCGCCCCCGACATGACGCGCGAGCAGGTCGAGCTGCAGAGCGTGATGATCATCAACCAGGACCCGCCGGACCACACGAAGTTCCGCCAGATCATCAGCCGCGGCTTCACCCCGCGCGGCATCGGCGCCCTCCGGGCCGACCTCGAGGCGCGCACGCAGCGCATCGTCTCCGAGGCCGTGGAGAAGGGCACCGGCAATTTCGTCGACGACATCGCCTCCGAGCTGCCCCTGCAGGCGATCGCCGACCTGTTGGGCGTCCCGCAGGAGGACCGCCACAAGCTCTTCCACTGGTCCAACCAGATGATGAGCTACGACGACCCCGACGTGGACGGTGACCCGGAGTCCGCCTCGATCGAGATCCTCGGCTACATGATGGCCATGGCCGAGGAGCGCAAGGCCGAGCCCCGCGACGACCTGGTCACCAAGCTGATCACCGCCGACGTCGACGGTCACGGTGCGCTCGGCCCCGACGAGTTCGGCTACTTCACGATCATGCTGACCGTCGCGGGCAACGAGACCACGCGCAACGCGATCACCCACGGCATGAAGGCCTTCTTCGACCACCCCGACCAGTGGGAGCTGTTCAAGCGCGAGCGCCCCCAGACGGCGTACGACGAGATCATCCGCTGGGCGACGCCGGTGACGGTCTTCCAGCGCACCGCCCTGCACGACACCTCCGTCGGTGGGCAGGACGTCGCTGCCGGCGAGCGCGTGGGCCTGTTCTACGCCTCGGCCAACCACGACCCGGAGGTGTTCGAGGACCCGTTCACCTTCGACATCACCCGCTCGCCCAACCCGCACCTGTCGTTCGGCGGCCACGGCGCCCACTACTGCATCGGCGCCAACCTGGCCCGCATGGAGGTCGAGCTGATCTTCAACGCGATCGCCGACCACCTGC
- a CDS encoding steroid 3-ketoacyl-CoA thiolase has protein sequence MGTPVIVSAVRTPIGKRRGHLAGLHAQQTLAAAYLALLERSGLGRDGAAEVEQVIGGCVTQAGEQSSALVRRAWLLAGLPQATAGTTIDAQCSSAQQSMHLVAGLIHAGVIDTGIACGVEMMSRVPLGANIPEGTGTPRAPGWDLDMPNQFLGADRIAGNRGITREDLDAFGLASQQKARVAVDEGRFKREIAPVEAPVLDADGQPTGETRTVDADQGLRETTAEGLAGLKPVLDKGLHTAGTSSQISDGASAVLVMDEDKARALGLTPRARIVEQCLVGSDPYYHLDGPVQATERLLARSGRAMDSFDLFEVNEAFASVVLSWAQVHGADLDKVNVNGGAIALGHPVGSTGTRLVTTALHELERRDASSALVTMCAGGAMASGTILERV, from the coding sequence GTGGGCACTCCGGTCATCGTCTCCGCCGTCCGCACGCCGATCGGCAAGCGGCGCGGCCACCTGGCCGGCCTGCACGCGCAGCAGACCCTCGCGGCGGCGTACCTCGCCCTTCTGGAGCGCAGCGGCCTCGGTCGTGACGGGGCGGCCGAGGTGGAGCAGGTGATCGGCGGCTGCGTGACGCAGGCGGGTGAGCAGTCCAGCGCGTTGGTACGACGGGCGTGGCTGCTCGCCGGTCTCCCCCAGGCCACCGCGGGCACGACGATCGACGCGCAGTGCTCGAGCGCCCAGCAGTCGATGCACCTCGTCGCCGGGCTGATCCACGCCGGCGTGATCGACACCGGCATCGCCTGTGGCGTCGAGATGATGTCGCGGGTGCCGCTGGGCGCCAACATCCCCGAGGGCACCGGCACGCCCCGCGCCCCCGGCTGGGACCTCGACATGCCCAACCAGTTCCTCGGGGCCGACCGCATCGCGGGCAACCGGGGGATCACCCGGGAGGACCTCGACGCGTTCGGCCTGGCCTCGCAGCAGAAGGCACGGGTGGCGGTCGACGAGGGCCGGTTCAAGCGTGAGATCGCCCCGGTCGAGGCGCCCGTGCTCGACGCCGACGGGCAGCCGACCGGCGAGACGCGCACCGTCGACGCCGACCAGGGCCTGCGCGAGACCACCGCCGAGGGCCTGGCCGGGCTGAAGCCCGTGCTCGACAAAGGCCTGCACACCGCCGGCACGTCCTCGCAGATCTCCGACGGCGCCTCGGCCGTCCTGGTCATGGACGAGGACAAGGCGCGGGCGCTCGGCCTGACCCCGCGGGCGCGCATCGTGGAGCAGTGCCTCGTCGGGTCGGACCCCTACTACCACCTCGACGGGCCCGTGCAGGCGACCGAGCGGCTGCTCGCGCGCAGCGGCCGGGCGATGGACAGCTTCGACCTGTTCGAGGTCAACGAGGCGTTCGCCTCCGTGGTCCTGTCCTGGGCGCAGGTGCACGGCGCCGACCTGGACAAGGTCAACGTCAACGGCGGCGCGATCGCCCTCGGTCACCCGGTCGGCTCGACCGGCACGCGGCTGGTCACGACCGCCCTGCACGAGCTGGAGCGCCGTGACGCCTCCTCGGCGCTGGTCACCATGTGCGCCGGCGGCGCGATGGCGAGCGGGACGATCCTCGAGCGCGTCTGA
- a CDS encoding RNA polymerase sigma factor produces the protein MSRAGEGDFSSWVQPHVPAMQRFAARLVDRSEADDVVQEALVRAWRRWSTYDGRRGEPTGWLLAIVADRARRHRTRSRAPEPGLPDTDVPAEDTRPDLDLERAILRLTGRQRTAVELYYFVGADVATCAQAMGCAEGTVRATLHQARGRLRELMGDQS, from the coding sequence ATGAGTCGAGCGGGGGAGGGCGACTTCTCGTCGTGGGTGCAGCCCCACGTGCCCGCGATGCAGCGGTTCGCCGCGCGCCTGGTCGACCGGTCCGAGGCCGACGACGTGGTGCAGGAAGCGCTGGTGCGTGCCTGGCGGCGCTGGTCGACGTACGACGGCAGGCGGGGCGAGCCGACCGGCTGGCTGCTGGCGATCGTCGCCGACCGGGCTCGTCGGCACCGCACCCGCAGCCGGGCGCCAGAGCCGGGCCTGCCCGACACCGACGTGCCGGCCGAGGACACCCGTCCCGACCTCGACCTGGAGCGGGCGATCCTCCGGCTGACCGGGCGGCAGCGCACCGCGGTGGAGCTCTACTACTTCGTCGGCGCCGACGTGGCCACCTGCGCGCAGGCGATGGGCTGTGCCGAGGGCACCGTCCGCGCCACGCTGCACCAGGCCCGGGGGCGGCTGCGCGAACTGATGGGAGACCAGTCATGA
- a CDS encoding DUF2157 domain-containing protein encodes MSTTQLTTPAAQPAPPSQAIHPKRLEWLTGELARWQREGLVDEASGAAILGRYHPTRSISLARLLLQLGAVFVGVGLIWLVASNLDQLAPGARFLAVCLLWVAAVVGGEVLAGRRAQGGPIPSPAVHGVRILGALLFGAVVFQAAQTLQVPAYEPRLVGFWALGALAHAYVVRGVGPLVVGVLGGYVWVIWQSAWTFSHLLDGLLAVAAVGVGGLAVAALHDHLGEGWRSFAAVWREAGAVASLGVLFTAALPFVEADGMGWPVVLVVLLVLAVLTTAAAVVLGLRPGAPPWGWAEPVGGVAVTLVALGLVAWEAGADASSVGAEDWAHAILSVTVYLAVATGVAAVGIMRDSWRLTFLALAALTVFTTVQAFAVFAQIIQGAVLFVVIGLILAGTGWLADRGRRQLAQTLDDVLDEPTSGGAR; translated from the coding sequence ATGAGTACGACACAGCTCACCACCCCCGCGGCCCAGCCGGCGCCGCCCTCCCAGGCCATCCATCCCAAGCGCCTCGAGTGGCTCACCGGAGAGCTCGCCCGGTGGCAGCGCGAGGGTCTCGTCGACGAGGCCTCCGGCGCCGCGATCCTCGGGCGCTACCACCCGACCCGGAGCATCAGCCTCGCGCGGCTGCTCCTGCAGCTGGGGGCGGTCTTCGTCGGCGTCGGCCTGATCTGGCTGGTCGCCTCCAACCTCGACCAGCTCGCCCCGGGGGCCCGGTTCCTCGCCGTGTGCCTCCTCTGGGTCGCTGCCGTGGTGGGTGGCGAGGTGCTCGCCGGTCGCCGGGCCCAGGGCGGCCCGATCCCCTCGCCCGCGGTCCACGGCGTGCGCATCCTCGGTGCGCTGCTGTTCGGCGCGGTGGTCTTCCAGGCCGCGCAGACCCTGCAGGTGCCGGCGTACGAACCGCGGCTGGTCGGCTTCTGGGCGCTCGGCGCCCTGGCGCACGCCTACGTCGTGCGCGGCGTCGGTCCGCTGGTGGTCGGCGTGCTCGGCGGCTACGTCTGGGTGATCTGGCAGTCCGCCTGGACCTTCTCCCACCTGCTCGACGGCCTGCTCGCGGTCGCCGCGGTCGGCGTGGGCGGGCTGGCCGTCGCGGCGCTGCACGACCACCTCGGCGAGGGCTGGCGCTCCTTCGCGGCGGTCTGGCGTGAGGCCGGTGCCGTGGCGAGCCTCGGCGTGCTGTTCACCGCCGCGCTCCCGTTCGTCGAGGCCGACGGCATGGGCTGGCCGGTGGTCCTCGTCGTCCTGCTCGTGCTCGCCGTGCTCACCACCGCCGCGGCCGTCGTGCTCGGTCTGCGGCCCGGCGCCCCGCCGTGGGGCTGGGCGGAGCCGGTCGGCGGCGTGGCCGTCACGCTCGTGGCGCTCGGGCTGGTCGCCTGGGAGGCCGGGGCGGACGCGAGCTCCGTCGGCGCCGAGGACTGGGCTCACGCCATCCTCAGCGTCACCGTCTACCTCGCGGTCGCGACCGGCGTCGCCGCCGTCGGCATCATGCGCGACAGCTGGCGCCTGACGTTCCTGGCGCTCGCCGCACTGACCGTCTTCACCACCGTGCAGGCGTTCGCGGTGTTCGCCCAGATCATCCAGGGAGCGGTGCTGTTCGTGGTGATCGGCCTGATCCTGGCCGGCACCGGCTGGCTGGCCGACCGCGGTCGCCGCCAGCTCGCCCAGACCCTCGACGACGTCCTCGACGAGCCCACCTCCGGAGGTGCCCGATGA
- a CDS encoding GDYXXLXY domain-containing protein, producing MTTTLPSATTGTDRRRLALWLPLLFVLQLLLVGLAVLPQLSARATGDEIRLAVKPVDPIDPFRGAYVTLGYPDLRRNDSTSADGGAGSMEDGEKGAVFVSLARKGDVWAATDWSRSRPSSGRYLRCDDHAWQIRCGIESYFLPQDEAAKVQDQVSEGTLVAVVKVDSRGNAAIVGLEKP from the coding sequence ATGACCACCACCCTGCCCAGCGCCACGACCGGCACCGACCGCCGCCGCCTCGCGCTCTGGCTGCCCCTGCTGTTCGTCCTCCAGCTGCTCCTGGTCGGCCTGGCCGTCCTGCCCCAGCTGTCGGCGCGCGCCACCGGTGACGAGATCCGCCTCGCGGTGAAGCCGGTCGACCCGATCGACCCGTTCCGCGGGGCCTACGTGACCCTCGGCTACCCCGACCTGCGGCGCAACGACTCGACGTCCGCGGACGGCGGGGCCGGCTCGATGGAGGACGGCGAGAAGGGCGCGGTCTTCGTCAGCCTGGCCCGCAAGGGCGACGTCTGGGCGGCGACGGACTGGTCGCGCTCGCGCCCGTCGTCCGGCCGCTACCTCCGCTGCGACGACCACGCCTGGCAGATCCGCTGCGGGATCGAGAGCTACTTCCTCCCCCAGGACGAGGCGGCCAAGGTCCAGGACCAGGTCTCCGAGGGCACGCTCGTCGCGGTCGTCAAGGTCGACTCCCGGGGCAACGCCGCGATCGTGGGCCTCGAGAAGCCGTAG
- a CDS encoding molybdopterin-containing oxidoreductase family protein, which translates to MQTQKVTFCRICEAHCGLVATVEDDRLLQLRPDPEHPLSRGFTCPKGIAMADVQNDPDRVLHPLRRTASGDFEQVSWDEALDDIATRLARVYDDHGGRSIGWYFGNPTAFSYSHVLWLQGLIMALGLEHVYSAGSQDVNNRFVASTLLYGHAASVPVPDLARTDLLLMIGANPVVSHGSLVSAPRMKEDLRAITARGGRVVVVDPRRTETAALFEHVPVRPDGDAWLLLSLLHVIFAEGLADEAAIRAQSTGVDALRDAAASYSPEMTASRTGLEPDEVRQLARDLATAGSAAVYGRTGSCLGNHGTLVSYLMDALALVTGNLDREGGNLFGRNPLPLERVGELAGVLSYDRRRSRVGGFPDILGTWPAAVMAKEIRQPGAGQLRALFVSAGNPVLSVPNGPELASALGELDLLVSLDLYVNETNKHADYVLPTTTWLEREDVPVASLSLYTVPFIHFTEATVAPYGEARPEWRIIDDLCDRMGITPFAPTRLLSPGPVPATVGRAAGRALTAVRRRLPRLTPERVLDLALRAGSVGRGVPRLTLARLRRHPHGLVLGTGLSGGRLGEVAKGGRVRLDAPVILEELSRLGAARGADEEFPLQLIGLRELRSHNSWMHNAPTLMKGRNRRHGMRINPKDAADAGVAEGQPCRVRSAYGEIEVPAMLTDEVREGTIAIPHGWGHQGGWTTANRAGGANVNLLASTDPDDLEKLAGMAVLNGIPVRVSPA; encoded by the coding sequence ATGCAGACCCAGAAGGTGACGTTCTGTCGGATCTGCGAGGCGCACTGCGGCCTCGTCGCGACCGTGGAGGACGACCGGCTGCTCCAGCTCCGCCCGGACCCCGAGCACCCGCTCTCACGAGGCTTCACCTGCCCCAAGGGGATCGCGATGGCCGACGTGCAGAACGACCCCGACCGGGTCCTCCACCCGCTGCGACGCACCGCCTCCGGGGACTTCGAACAGGTCTCGTGGGACGAGGCGCTCGACGACATCGCCACCCGCCTCGCCCGGGTGTACGACGATCACGGCGGCCGGTCGATCGGGTGGTACTTCGGCAACCCGACCGCGTTCTCCTACTCCCACGTGCTGTGGCTGCAGGGGCTGATCATGGCGCTGGGGCTCGAGCACGTCTACAGCGCCGGCTCGCAGGACGTGAACAACCGGTTCGTCGCGAGCACGCTGCTCTACGGCCACGCCGCGAGCGTGCCGGTCCCCGACCTCGCGCGCACCGACCTCCTGCTCATGATCGGCGCCAACCCGGTCGTCTCCCACGGGTCGCTGGTGTCCGCCCCGCGGATGAAGGAGGACCTGCGCGCCATCACCGCCCGCGGCGGCCGGGTCGTCGTGGTGGACCCGCGGCGCACCGAGACCGCCGCGCTGTTCGAGCACGTGCCGGTGCGCCCCGACGGCGACGCCTGGCTGCTGCTGTCCCTGCTGCACGTGATCTTCGCCGAGGGCCTGGCCGACGAGGCGGCGATCCGCGCGCAGTCCACCGGCGTCGACGCGCTGCGTGACGCCGCGGCGTCGTACTCCCCGGAGATGACGGCGTCCCGGACCGGCCTCGAGCCGGATGAGGTGCGGCAGCTCGCGCGCGACCTCGCGACGGCCGGCAGCGCCGCCGTCTATGGCCGCACCGGGTCGTGCCTGGGCAACCACGGCACGCTCGTGTCCTACCTGATGGACGCGCTCGCCCTCGTCACCGGCAACCTCGACCGCGAGGGCGGCAACCTCTTCGGTCGCAACCCGCTCCCGCTCGAGCGGGTCGGCGAGCTCGCGGGGGTGCTGTCCTACGACCGGCGCCGCAGCCGGGTCGGCGGGTTCCCCGACATCCTCGGCACGTGGCCGGCGGCCGTGATGGCCAAGGAGATCCGTCAGCCGGGGGCGGGTCAGCTGCGCGCGCTGTTCGTCAGTGCGGGCAACCCGGTGCTCTCGGTGCCCAACGGGCCCGAGCTCGCCTCGGCGCTCGGCGAGCTCGACCTGCTGGTCTCGCTCGACCTCTACGTCAACGAGACCAACAAGCACGCCGACTACGTCCTGCCGACCACCACGTGGCTCGAGCGCGAGGACGTCCCGGTCGCCTCGCTCAGCCTCTACACCGTGCCGTTCATCCACTTCACCGAGGCGACCGTCGCGCCGTACGGCGAGGCGCGCCCGGAGTGGCGGATCATCGACGACCTCTGCGACCGGATGGGGATCACGCCCTTCGCGCCCACGCGACTCCTCTCACCGGGACCGGTGCCCGCGACGGTGGGGCGCGCGGCGGGTCGTGCGCTCACCGCGGTGCGTCGCCGGCTGCCGCGCCTCACCCCCGAGCGGGTGCTCGACCTCGCGCTGCGAGCCGGGTCGGTCGGTCGCGGTGTCCCACGGCTGACGCTCGCCCGGCTGCGCCGGCACCCGCACGGGCTCGTGCTCGGCACCGGTCTCTCGGGCGGCCGGCTGGGCGAGGTCGCCAAGGGTGGGCGCGTGCGCCTCGACGCGCCGGTGATCCTCGAGGAACTCTCGCGCCTCGGCGCTGCCCGCGGTGCCGACGAGGAGTTCCCGCTGCAGCTGATCGGCCTGCGCGAGCTGCGCTCCCACAACTCGTGGATGCACAACGCGCCGACCCTGATGAAGGGGCGCAACCGGCGCCACGGCATGCGGATCAACCCCAAGGACGCGGCCGACGCCGGGGTCGCCGAGGGGCAGCCGTGCCGCGTGCGGTCGGCGTACGGCGAGATCGAGGTGCCCGCGATGCTCACCGACGAGGTGCGCGAGGGCACGATCGCGATCCCGCACGGCTGGGGCCACCAGGGCGGCTGGACCACCGCCAACCGGGCCGGCGGCGCCAACGTCAACCTGCTGGCCTCCACCGACCCGGACGACCTGGAGAAGCTGGCCGGGATGGCCGTGCTCAACGGCATCCCGGTCCGGGTCAGCCCCGCCTGA
- a CDS encoding dihydrofolate reductase family protein, translating into MTRTIATQMISLDGFSAGPDQSLEHPLGRGAEVFREWMFGSDHPADRATVRDLHTPVDACLMGRNMFGPVRGPWESWDGEWRGWWGEDPPYHSPVVVLTHHEREPLELEGGNTFLFETGGFEAGYARAVGLAGPDGTVRVTGGCSTVRQAIEAGVLDELQLVQVPVLLGDGERLLEGLPGLRLEPLECAGSPYAVHVRYRVLAPRSGS; encoded by the coding sequence ATGACCCGCACCATCGCGACCCAGATGATCTCCCTCGACGGCTTCTCGGCCGGCCCCGACCAGAGCCTCGAGCACCCGCTCGGCAGAGGTGCCGAGGTCTTCCGCGAGTGGATGTTCGGCAGCGACCACCCCGCCGACCGTGCCACCGTGAGGGACCTGCACACCCCGGTCGACGCCTGCCTCATGGGCCGCAACATGTTCGGCCCCGTCCGCGGTCCGTGGGAGTCCTGGGACGGCGAGTGGCGCGGCTGGTGGGGCGAGGACCCGCCCTACCACTCCCCCGTCGTCGTCCTCACCCACCACGAGCGGGAGCCGCTCGAGCTCGAGGGCGGCAACACCTTCCTGTTCGAGACCGGCGGGTTCGAGGCGGGCTACGCGCGAGCGGTCGGGCTCGCGGGCCCCGACGGCACGGTGCGGGTGACCGGCGGGTGCTCGACCGTCCGGCAGGCGATCGAGGCCGGCGTGCTCGACGAGCTCCAGCTGGTCCAGGTGCCGGTCCTGCTCGGCGACGGCGAGAGACTGCTCGAGGGGCTCCCCGGCCTCCGTCTGGAGCCACTGGAGTGCGCCGGCTCGCCGTACGCCGTGCACGTGCGCTACCGCGTCCTGGCACCCCGGAGCGGGTCGTGA
- a CDS encoding sigma-70 family RNA polymerase sigma factor yields the protein MTETSAPTSTELDDFRELTRRYERELLAHCYRMSGSVHDAQDLVQETLLRAWKSGQGFEGRSSVRTWLHRIATNVCLTDLESRPRRPLPSGLGTSDSVAGDALEHDAEITWLEPVPDAAVQVAEKDTIRLAFVAALQHLPARQRAVLVLRDVLRWSAKETAESLDMTVAAVNSALQRAHATMAAKQPDADAVSLDDLDADQKALLDRYVDAFWRKDVDTLATLLAEDALWEMPPFSNWYLGARNIANLVDTQCPGGVHDMPMVPTTANGQPAFGLYMRSPEGDFVPFHLQVLTLVGGRVQHVGAFFDPRLFAVFGLPERLPADVRPDAGPVRSGPGSHDVPR from the coding sequence ATGACCGAGACGAGCGCCCCGACCAGCACCGAGCTCGACGACTTCCGCGAGCTGACCAGGCGCTACGAGCGCGAGCTCCTCGCGCACTGCTACCGCATGAGCGGGTCGGTCCACGACGCCCAGGACCTCGTGCAGGAGACCCTGCTGCGGGCGTGGAAGTCGGGCCAGGGCTTCGAGGGCCGCTCGTCGGTGCGCACGTGGCTGCACCGCATCGCGACCAACGTCTGCCTGACCGACCTGGAGAGCCGCCCCCGCCGGCCGCTGCCGAGCGGCCTCGGCACGTCGGACTCGGTCGCCGGCGACGCGCTCGAGCACGACGCCGAGATCACCTGGCTCGAGCCCGTGCCCGACGCCGCCGTGCAGGTCGCCGAGAAGGACACGATCCGGCTCGCGTTCGTCGCCGCCCTCCAGCACCTGCCCGCCCGTCAGCGTGCCGTCCTCGTGCTCCGCGACGTGCTGCGCTGGTCGGCCAAGGAGACCGCCGAGTCCCTCGACATGACCGTCGCCGCCGTCAACTCCGCGCTGCAGCGCGCGCACGCGACCATGGCGGCCAAGCAGCCCGATGCCGACGCGGTCTCGCTCGACGACCTCGACGCCGACCAGAAGGCCCTGCTCGACCGCTACGTCGACGCGTTCTGGCGCAAGGACGTCGACACCCTGGCGACGCTGCTCGCCGAGGACGCGCTGTGGGAGATGCCGCCGTTCTCCAACTGGTACCTCGGCGCCCGCAACATCGCGAACCTCGTCGACACCCAGTGCCCGGGCGGCGTGCACGACATGCCGATGGTGCCGACGACGGCCAACGGCCAGCCGGCGTTCGGCCTCTACATGCGCTCTCCCGAGGGCGACTTCGTCCCGTTCCACCTGCAGGTGCTCACCCTCGTCGGCGGCAGGGTCCAGCACGTCGGGGCGTTCTTCGACCCGCGGCTGTTCGCCGTCTTCGGCCTGCCCGAGCGGCTCCCCGCCGACGTGCGCCCCGACGCCGGCCCGGTCCGCTCCGGCCCCGGCTCCCACGACGTGCCGAGATGA
- a CDS encoding maleylpyruvate isomerase family mycothiol-dependent enzyme, whose product MTALAERTALLGDAVAWTATTLPAAAVAAPDLPTPCDGWTLVDLLLHMDDALEAFHEASGGHVSPPVPRHPATPAALVERLRFSACRLLEAWSRPVPASVRVGEMPLPTSLLLDAAALEIAVHGWDLAVATGGPRLPESLAGRLLPVLDAVVDCGDVGPGRRFALPVPTPPAAPLDVVLLARLGRHAR is encoded by the coding sequence ATGACCGCGCTCGCGGAGCGCACGGCCCTGCTCGGGGACGCCGTGGCCTGGACCGCGACGACCCTGCCGGCCGCCGCGGTGGCCGCACCCGACCTGCCGACCCCGTGCGACGGCTGGACGCTGGTCGACCTGCTGCTCCACATGGACGACGCGCTCGAGGCCTTCCACGAGGCCTCCGGAGGGCACGTCTCGCCCCCCGTGCCGCGTCACCCGGCGACGCCCGCTGCGCTGGTCGAACGCCTGCGCTTCTCGGCCTGTCGGTTGCTCGAGGCGTGGTCCCGGCCCGTCCCGGCCTCGGTCCGGGTGGGCGAGATGCCCCTGCCCACCTCGCTGCTGCTCGACGCCGCGGCCCTCGAGATCGCCGTGCACGGGTGGGACCTCGCCGTCGCCACGGGCGGTCCCCGGCTGCCCGAGTCGCTGGCGGGCCGGCTCCTCCCGGTCCTCGACGCGGTCGTGGACTGCGGCGACGTCGGCCCCGGACGACGGTTCGCCCTGCCGGTGCCCACCCCGCCCGCCGCACCGCTGGACGTCGTACTCCTGGCACGGCTGGGGCGACACGCCCGCTGA
- a CDS encoding SDR family oxidoreductase codes for MTGICEGRIAIVTGAGRGLGREHALELARQGAKVVVNDLGTSGAGEGASEGPAHDVVEEIRAMGGEAVANGADVADFEDARAMVQQAVDTFGGLDVLVNNAGFLRDRMLVNATEDEWDAVIRVHLKGHFAPLRHAAAYWRDEAKAGRTRQARIINTSSGAGLQGSIAQGTYSAAKAGIAGLTLVAAAELGRYGVTVNALAPAARTRMTEAAFAETMAKPEDGFDAMDPTNVAPLVAWLASEDSGDVTGRVIESEGGKLCVEHGWRHGESIDIGRRWDPADVGDAVRKLIAAGPEPEPVYGT; via the coding sequence ATGACCGGCATCTGTGAGGGACGCATCGCGATCGTGACCGGCGCCGGCCGCGGGCTGGGGCGCGAGCACGCGCTCGAGCTGGCCCGTCAGGGCGCCAAGGTCGTGGTCAACGACCTCGGCACCTCCGGCGCCGGCGAGGGGGCCTCCGAGGGCCCGGCCCACGACGTGGTCGAGGAGATCCGCGCGATGGGCGGCGAGGCGGTGGCCAACGGCGCCGACGTCGCCGACTTCGAGGACGCCCGCGCGATGGTGCAGCAGGCGGTCGACACCTTCGGCGGGCTCGACGTGCTGGTCAACAACGCCGGGTTCCTGCGCGACCGGATGCTCGTCAACGCCACCGAGGACGAGTGGGACGCGGTCATCCGGGTGCACCTCAAGGGCCACTTCGCGCCGCTGCGCCACGCCGCGGCGTACTGGCGCGACGAGGCCAAGGCCGGCCGCACCCGCCAGGCCCGCATCATCAACACCAGCTCCGGCGCGGGCCTGCAGGGCTCGATCGCCCAGGGCACCTACTCCGCGGCCAAGGCCGGCATCGCCGGGCTGACGCTGGTGGCGGCCGCCGAGCTCGGTCGGTACGGCGTGACCGTCAACGCCCTGGCACCTGCCGCCCGCACGCGCATGACCGAGGCGGCCTTCGCCGAGACGATGGCCAAGCCCGAGGACGGGTTCGACGCGATGGACCCGACCAACGTCGCGCCGCTGGTCGCCTGGCTGGCCAGCGAGGACTCCGGCGACGTCACCGGGCGCGTGATCGAGTCCGAGGGCGGCAAGCTCTGCGTCGAGCACGGCTGGCGCCACGGCGAGAGCATCGACATCGGTCGTCGCTGGGACCCCGCCGACGTCGGTGACGCGGTCCGCAAGCTGATCGCCGCGGGCCCCGAGCCGGAGCCGGTCTACGGCACCTGA